DNA from Bos javanicus breed banteng chromosome 1, ARS-OSU_banteng_1.0, whole genome shotgun sequence:
TTATATcctatccttgcctggaaaatctcatggacagaggagcctggtgggccacagtccatggggtcgcaaagagttgggcacactgagcgactaacacttacttacttacttggtTATATCTATTGCCCTCTGCTTTTATTTCTCAGCAAACAACTCAGTGGTCGTGAGTGCCCTCTGAGTGACTCTTTCATATCTCCTTGCAGGCCACACCTTCAGAAGTTACCAGACCATGAATGCCACCAGCGTCCCACCTGCGGAGGGGTCCTGCCCCTCCAACGCCCTCATCACCAAGCAGATCATCCCCATGCTGTACTTCGTGGTCTTTGTGGCCGGCATCCTGCTCAATGGCATGTCAGGGTGGGTGTTCTTCTACGTGCCCAGCTCCAAGAGTTTCATCGTCTATCTCAAGAATATTGTCATTGCCGACTTCCTGATGAGCCTGACTTTTCCTTTCAAGATCCTGGGGGACTTGGGCCTGGGCCTCTGGCAGGTCAAAGTCTTTGTGTGCAGGGTCTCGGCCGTGCTCTTCTACATCAACATGTACGTCAGCATCGTGTTCTTCGGGCTCATTGGCTTTGACAGATATTACAAAATCGTGAAGCCTCTCTTGACTTCTTTCATCCAGTCCATAAGCTACAGCAAACTCCTGTCGGTGCTGGTGTGGAGCCTCACACTGCTCATCGCCCTTCCCAACATGATCCTGACCAATCGGAATGTCACAGAGGCTACACGCGTGAAATGTATGGACCTGAAGAGTGACCTGGGCCTCAAGTGGCACAAAGCCTCCAGCTACATCTTTGTGGGCATCTTCTGGATTGTGTTTCTTTCCTTAATCATCTTCTACACTGCTATCACAAAGAAGATCTTTAAGTCCCACTTCAAGTCCAGAAAGAATTCTGTATCAGTCAAGAAGAAATCTAGCCGTAATATATTCAGCATTATGTTCGTGTTTTTTATCTGCTTTGTACCTTACCACATTGCCAGAATCCCCTACACACAGAGCCAAACAGAAGCTCATTACAGCTGCCAGTCAAAACAAATCCTGTTCTATGTGAAAGAATTCTCTCTGCTACTGTCAGCTGCAAACGTATGCCTGGACcccattatttatttctttctatgCCAGCCATTTAGAGAGGTCTTGTGTAAGAAATTGCATATCCAATTAAAAACTCAGCATGACTCAGAAACTTccaaaatcaaaagggaaaatataataCAAGAAAGCACAGATACTTTGTGAATTCCCACCTCCTTTCAAATAAAGTTCATGCATGCATACTGTAATCTTCAATTctataacaaaacaaaatgaatacacGTGTCCACAATAGTATCATCTCTAGGCATTACTATTCTTAGTGGAATAATAAAGGTAACAGGTAAGTTTCCATGCATATTTTGTaacatcaaagaaaaaataatacattatttaatCTTATCCCATCAAAATAGAAGGTTTAAAAGTATAATCAGTAGTCTGGTCAGTTCATACAGAACTTTAAACAGCAAATACATAGGAAGCAATAAAGACAATTCACAGGTGTGTCTTCTAAAAACAAGAAttaatttatacaatttttttcaACAAGGTCATTAAAGACCAACGTAAAAGAAGGCAGAGTTGATATGGACTTATAGGCCAGTTTGTAGTGAAAAAGTCAAGTTTTCTCTGATTTGAAGAACCTGGGTAAGCAGACACTGAGAAAATTACTTAAGAAATCCCCAACTGATTTATTTCATCACATTTCAAAGGCAAGCAGATGTAAATTCTGTACACTGCAGCAAAAAGTGTAATTTTTCTCTGATAGCATTTTGAGGataaggtaatttttaaattctttatatgAAGATTAGCTAAGCCACTTAATGAGCCTGGGGTTCTGGTCTTAGAATATGTTTAAGTGAACTCTACAGAGACAATCTAGGTAGTGTCATGGGTTGCGAGCAACTTCCTCTGCTCAATggtatggaaaaaatatatataaaggctGACTGGGGGAAAGGCATATGCACACAAATACCCCCCAGGCTGGCAACATACATTATTCTCTAAGAGTAGAAAGAAAGAGTTTTCGTAGAAAGCAACTGgactttataaaaaagaaaatctaaaatttatGAGTGATAAATTACacatgaaatgaaaattaacatatcacattttatgaaaaacaaatttcatatatgCAGATATAGGATATGGCTGCTGGCTTTGTGAGTTATCAAAGCTAAATTCTTTCCTTGCTATTAACTTGACTGAAGATATTTAGCCCAACTTTCAAATGTTCTTCTCAAACATTTtcgtatgtttatatatttttttcaagctCTATCATATATGtactaataaaaaatatttttcatagtgTCAATTTTTCCCTTAATAGACAAGATATAATTAAAAAAcagtaccagatttcctcagtcAAGACATGGGTGGTTTCCTTAGTACACTCGATCACACATGCTAATAAAAGACACAGAAAGAAGGCATAGGAATACCCAGGTAAGAGTTATATAGAGTACTTTTGAAATCCTATTTGCCACTGACTTTTCAAAATAAGTATTTCTATGTTCTAGGACCTCATCAAATTTTAGACAAAAGTGAAAGGGCGCATTTTAAACTGAGGAAGATCTGGGAAGGTCTTCACACTCTGTATCCACCTTCCACTCTCTGCTCCCAACTCTGGgtcaaacactctcttccaaaaaGAACAAATCACAATTCTATCATAGGCATGCCCAGCAAAACTAAGCTTGCTATAGCATTTGTCTAGccaaatatatttgcaaaagaaaagtAGCTTGTTTTTATTCAGTTTCCATTGTTCAGGGCAAATTATTACATACTGATGTTTAACATGCCCCTACTGCAGCACCATAGGAGAAACTGAAAGTATACAAGAAGATAGGAACCACCAAGTAATGCCTCTGTAACCACTGTGGCTAAGCAAACTGGAAATATGAAAGGCAGTATTTTTCAGGAAACAATATGCAATGCAAATAAGGATAGGTGAAGCAAGAGTTGAATAACAGCTACTGCATATCAGAACATATCTTGTAAAGTAGAAGATCTATACTTGGAAAAGTGTAAGACACTGAAGAAACACAAACCAATGCAAAGATACATGGTACTCACAAACTGGAAGAATTAACACTGCTAACATGACCATACTACCTAAGgcaatctacaggttcaatgcaatccctattaaaatatcaatggcattgtttacagaactagaacaaataattttaaagtttatatgaaaatacaaagGCCTCTGAAAAGCCAAGATAAGCTTGAGAAAGGAGACCAAAGTTGGAGGTatcacactccctgatttcaaactatactacaaagctatagtaaccaaaacaggatggtactggcacaaacaaagacatatagatcaatggactAGATAAAGGGCCCAAAAATGAACCCATACGTACACAATCAATTAATCTacaaaaaggaggcaagaatatacaatggagaaaagacagcctcttcaatcaatggtgttgagaaaactgggCAGCTATGTGCACAAGAAAGAAACTGGACtgttttctaacaccatatacaaaaatcaactcaaatggATAAAACACTGAAATCCAAGATTTGAAggcataaaacttctagaagaaaacacaggcagtacaCTCTTTGGCAATGGTTGTAGCAATTTTTCTGGATATgtttcaggcaagggaaacaaaagcaaacaaactgcatcaaactaaaaaacttttgttcagcaaaggaaataaacaacaaagcaaaaaggCCAGGAACTTTCACGCACTATCAGTGGTAACGTAAATGGGTaatgccactatggaaaacagtatggaagtgcctcaaaaaaattaaaaatagaactatcaacAATTATACTTCTCAGTATTtttccctaaagaaaaaaaaaaaaacacttattcTAAAAGATACGTGCATCCCTATGCTCACTTCAGCATCATttgcaatagtcaagacatggaagcaacttaagggcccatcaatagatgaatgcataaagaagatgtgagatacacacacacatacacacatacagacagacaTATATACCAAGAACAAACTGGTGGTAGTCAGAGGGGAGGAATTAGTGAAACAAGTGAGGGATCAAAGAAgcaacaaacttccagttatatgGTAAATACATCATGGGATGTGAATGTAATGTACAACAGAGAAATTAATcaataatatgggcttcccttgtggctcagctggtaaagaatcggctgcaacgtaggagacctaggttccatccctgggtcaggaagatcacttggagaaggaaatggcaacc
Protein-coding regions in this window:
- the P2RY14 gene encoding P2Y purinoceptor 14 gives rise to the protein MNATSVPPAEGSCPSNALITKQIIPMLYFVVFVAGILLNGMSGWVFFYVPSSKSFIVYLKNIVIADFLMSLTFPFKILGDLGLGLWQVKVFVCRVSAVLFYINMYVSIVFFGLIGFDRYYKIVKPLLTSFIQSISYSKLLSVLVWSLTLLIALPNMILTNRNVTEATRVKCMDLKSDLGLKWHKASSYIFVGIFWIVFLSLIIFYTAITKKIFKSHFKSRKNSVSVKKKSSRNIFSIMFVFFICFVPYHIARIPYTQSQTEAHYSCQSKQILFYVKEFSLLLSAANVCLDPIIYFFLCQPFREVLCKKLHIQLKTQHDSETSKIKRENIIQESTDTL